From Microbacterium sp. LWH11-1.2, one genomic window encodes:
- a CDS encoding 4-hydroxy-3-methylbut-2-enyl diphosphate reductase: MTSTAVHLPVPRIPRVRAAAGRLQDNPIVGHKRILLAAPRGYCAGVDRAVVAVEKALERYGAPVYVRKQIVHNIHVVSELVEKGAIFVEEVDEVPAGAHVVFSAHGVSPAVVNAASDRGLHAIDATCPLVTKVHREAVRFARDDFEILLIGHEGHEEVEGTAGEAPEHVTIVNSPAEADTVQVKDPSKVVWLSQTTLSVDETMETVNRLRLRFPELHNPPSDDICYATQNRQVAIKKVAANADLVIVVGSSNSSNSVRLVEVALEYGAKAAYRVDYAEEVKQEWLDGVETVGVTSGASVPEVLVREVLDALSDAGYRDVEEVKTAEEDLMFSLPKELRQDSAGQRDARALGGRASGGGA; the protein is encoded by the coding sequence GTGACTTCGACTGCCGTTCATCTCCCCGTCCCCCGCATCCCACGCGTGCGCGCGGCGGCAGGGCGGCTTCAGGATAACCCGATCGTCGGACACAAGCGGATTCTGCTCGCCGCTCCCCGCGGCTATTGCGCCGGCGTCGACCGCGCCGTGGTCGCCGTCGAGAAGGCGCTGGAGCGCTACGGCGCACCCGTCTACGTGCGCAAGCAGATCGTGCACAACATCCACGTCGTCTCCGAGCTCGTGGAGAAGGGCGCGATCTTCGTCGAAGAGGTCGACGAGGTCCCCGCCGGAGCCCACGTCGTCTTCAGCGCGCACGGCGTCTCGCCGGCCGTCGTGAACGCGGCATCCGATCGCGGACTCCACGCGATCGACGCCACCTGTCCACTGGTCACGAAGGTGCACCGCGAGGCCGTGCGGTTCGCCCGGGACGACTTCGAGATCCTCCTGATCGGCCACGAGGGACACGAAGAGGTCGAGGGCACCGCGGGGGAGGCCCCCGAGCACGTGACCATCGTCAACTCGCCGGCCGAGGCCGACACGGTGCAGGTGAAGGACCCGTCCAAGGTCGTCTGGCTCTCACAGACCACGCTGTCGGTCGACGAGACCATGGAGACCGTCAACCGTCTCCGTCTGCGCTTCCCCGAGCTCCACAATCCGCCGTCGGACGACATCTGCTACGCCACCCAGAACCGTCAGGTCGCGATCAAGAAGGTGGCCGCGAACGCGGATCTCGTGATCGTGGTCGGATCGTCGAACTCCTCGAACTCGGTCAGGCTCGTCGAAGTCGCCCTCGAGTACGGCGCCAAGGCGGCGTATCGTGTCGACTACGCCGAAGAGGTCAAGCAGGAATGGCTCGACGGCGTCGAGACCGTCGGCGTGACGAGTGGGGCATCCGTCCCCGAAGTGCTCGTCCGCGAGGTGCTCGATGCTCTCAGCGACGCGGGGTACCGCGACGTGGAAGAAGTGAAGACGGCTGAGGAGGATCTGATGTTCTCTCTGCCCAAGGAGCTTCGTCAGGACTCCGCCGGCCAGCGCGACGCCCGGGCGCTCGGCGGTCGTGCCTCAGGAGGAGGCGCGTAG
- the xseA gene encoding exodeoxyribonuclease VII large subunit, whose protein sequence is MTVFEAAAGPGETPPADAVAPRDSTSDAPTSVARLNATIRDFIARWNTVWVEGEITSWNVRAGNIFARLKDTQSDAQISIRIWSSVRPRIPSDLGVGDHVVAAVKADYFVKAGDFSFAVSAMKHVGLGDQLERLEKLRAQLRREGLFDAARKKRLPFLPHVIGLITGERSDAEKDVHRNAELRWPQVRFRTEYAAVQGDRCVPDTLAALKRLDADPEVDVIIIARGGGDPQTLLGFSDERLVRAVAAASTPIVSAIGHENDHPLLDDVADLRASTPTDAAKRVVPDVGEQRALIAQLRSRATSRLTQRLSHDIAQLEQLRSRPVLRSPAPIIDARAQELWLLLSRGRDTITRQLDTAGRRTTELRASLRALSPAATLARGYAIAHLEGGVILRDAADAPAGSALTITVDRGSVAARSEGEIAEGS, encoded by the coding sequence ATGACAGTCTTCGAAGCGGCCGCGGGTCCGGGCGAGACGCCGCCCGCCGACGCCGTCGCCCCGCGCGACTCCACCTCGGATGCACCCACCTCCGTCGCACGGTTGAATGCGACGATCCGCGACTTCATCGCGCGCTGGAACACCGTCTGGGTGGAAGGCGAGATCACCTCGTGGAACGTCCGGGCCGGGAACATCTTCGCCCGGCTGAAGGACACCCAGTCCGACGCGCAGATCTCCATCCGGATCTGGTCGAGCGTGCGCCCACGCATCCCCTCCGATCTCGGCGTCGGCGATCATGTGGTCGCCGCGGTCAAGGCCGACTACTTCGTCAAGGCCGGCGACTTCAGCTTCGCCGTCTCGGCGATGAAGCACGTCGGGCTCGGCGATCAGCTCGAGCGCCTCGAGAAGCTGCGCGCGCAGCTCCGCCGGGAAGGGCTGTTCGACGCCGCCCGCAAGAAGCGTCTGCCGTTCCTCCCGCACGTGATCGGCCTGATCACGGGTGAGCGCTCCGACGCCGAGAAGGACGTGCACCGCAACGCCGAGCTGCGCTGGCCGCAGGTGCGGTTCCGCACCGAGTACGCCGCCGTGCAGGGCGACCGCTGCGTCCCCGACACCCTCGCCGCCCTCAAGCGACTGGATGCCGACCCCGAGGTCGACGTCATCATCATCGCGCGCGGCGGAGGCGACCCGCAGACGCTCCTCGGCTTCAGCGACGAGCGGCTCGTGCGCGCCGTCGCCGCGGCATCCACACCGATCGTCAGCGCCATCGGGCATGAGAACGACCATCCTCTGCTCGACGACGTCGCCGACCTGCGCGCATCGACCCCGACGGATGCCGCGAAGCGCGTCGTCCCCGATGTCGGCGAGCAGCGCGCACTGATCGCGCAGCTGCGCTCTCGGGCGACTTCGCGGCTGACCCAGCGCCTGTCCCACGACATCGCCCAGCTCGAGCAGCTGCGCTCCCGGCCGGTGCTGCGCTCCCCTGCGCCGATCATCGACGCCCGCGCGCAGGAGCTGTGGCTGCTGCTCTCGCGAGGCCGCGACACGATCACCCGGCAGCTCGACACGGCCGGACGCCGCACCACCGAGCTCCGCGCCTCGCTGCGCGCCCTGTCGCCGGCCGCGACCCTGGCCCGCGGCTATGCGATCGCGCACCTCGAGGGCGGCGTGATCCTGCGCGATGCGGCAGACGCGCCGGCCGGAAGCGCCCTGACGATCACCGTCGATCGCGGCTCCGTCGCCGCGCGCTCGGAGGGCGAGATCGCCGAAGGCTCCTGA
- a CDS encoding exodeoxyribonuclease VII small subunit, translating to MSALNEIPVETLSFEAARDELVTVVAELEQGSPTLEHSLALWERGEALAARCEEWLLGAKRRLEAARAAASDSDSAGGAS from the coding sequence GTGAGCGCCCTGAACGAGATCCCCGTCGAGACGCTGTCGTTCGAGGCAGCCCGCGATGAGCTCGTCACCGTCGTCGCCGAGCTCGAGCAGGGCTCCCCGACGCTCGAGCACTCGCTCGCCCTGTGGGAGCGCGGCGAGGCACTCGCCGCCCGGTGCGAGGAGTGGCTCCTCGGCGCGAAGCGCCGTCTCGAGGCCGCCCGCGCCGCGGCATCCGACTCCGACTCCGCCGGCGGAGCATCGTGA
- a CDS encoding DUF4245 family protein, translated as MSKQPPIVAELGRPETPDETAARKAASSKAYRGSQTVRNLVAALLVTVAVVAVIIFAVPRGEPVKADEIDVAGIAAGVESTMDSPAIIPELDDFWRVNAAELQSGATVVWEITLAPAADDERGFIKVAQAFDADSSWAPQRLNGNAPTDEVRIGGLDWDVYKLGDAGANANVSYAIGTQAGDDYVLLYGSRSAASTADLAESLVPQIRALSEAS; from the coding sequence GTGAGCAAGCAGCCGCCGATCGTCGCCGAGCTCGGCCGCCCCGAGACGCCGGACGAGACCGCCGCGCGCAAGGCCGCATCCAGCAAGGCGTACCGCGGCAGTCAGACGGTGCGGAACCTCGTCGCGGCGCTCCTGGTGACCGTGGCTGTCGTCGCCGTGATCATCTTCGCCGTCCCGCGCGGCGAGCCGGTGAAGGCCGACGAGATCGACGTCGCCGGCATCGCGGCCGGCGTCGAATCGACCATGGACAGCCCCGCGATCATCCCGGAACTCGATGACTTCTGGCGCGTGAACGCCGCCGAGCTGCAGAGCGGTGCCACCGTCGTGTGGGAGATCACCCTCGCACCGGCCGCCGACGACGAACGCGGCTTCATCAAGGTCGCCCAGGCGTTCGACGCCGATTCCTCGTGGGCGCCGCAGCGCCTGAACGGCAACGCCCCCACCGACGAGGTGCGCATCGGCGGACTCGACTGGGACGTCTACAAGCTCGGCGACGCAGGCGCGAACGCCAACGTCAGCTACGCGATCGGCACGCAGGCCGGAGACGACTACGTGCTGCTGTACGGCTCGCGCTCCGCGGCATCTACCGCCGACCTCGCAGAATCCCTCGTGCCGCAGATCCGCGCTCTCTCGGAGGCTTCATGA
- a CDS encoding carbonic anhydrase: MTNTLTPAAAWQQMQEGNARFVRDEPQHPNQDGARRQHLAAAQHPVATLFGCSDSRLAAEIIFDLGLGDLFVVRNAGQVLGESIVASLEYAVAVLEVPLIVVLAHDSCGAVRAAIDGTAIDAAPLPPHIWRLIAPIVPAARKVLHESGGTTVAEIDAELVGEEHLRNTVKDLLQSSELISSAVADGRLGIVGANYRLAEGTASPVVTVGIDTEGATPATKEGSE; this comes from the coding sequence ATGACGAACACGCTCACCCCCGCCGCAGCCTGGCAGCAGATGCAGGAGGGGAACGCCCGTTTCGTGCGCGACGAGCCCCAGCATCCGAACCAGGACGGCGCCAGGCGCCAGCACCTCGCCGCGGCGCAGCATCCGGTCGCCACGCTCTTCGGATGCTCGGACTCGCGTCTCGCGGCCGAGATCATCTTCGACCTGGGCCTGGGCGACCTCTTCGTCGTGCGCAATGCCGGGCAGGTCCTCGGCGAGTCGATCGTCGCGAGCCTCGAGTACGCGGTCGCCGTGCTGGAGGTGCCGCTCATCGTCGTCCTCGCGCACGACTCCTGCGGTGCGGTGCGCGCGGCGATCGACGGCACCGCCATCGACGCCGCCCCGCTTCCGCCGCACATCTGGCGGCTCATCGCCCCGATCGTGCCCGCGGCGCGCAAGGTGCTGCACGAGAGCGGCGGCACCACGGTCGCCGAGATCGACGCCGAGCTCGTCGGCGAGGAGCACCTGCGCAACACGGTCAAGGACCTGCTGCAGTCTTCCGAGCTGATCAGCAGCGCCGTCGCCGACGGCCGTCTGGGCATCGTGGGCGCCAACTACCGTCTGGCCGAGGGCACCGCGTCGCCGGTGGTCACGGTCGGAATCGACACCGAGGGGGCCACCCCCGCAACCAAGGAGGGTTCGGAATGA
- a CDS encoding class II fumarate hydratase: MTEQDYRIEHDTMGEVRVPLNALYGAQTQRAVENFPISGKGLESTQIAALARIKKAAALANKELGTLDGAIADAIAQAADQVASGAHDGEFPVDTYQTGSGTSSNMNMNEVLATLATGILGASVHPNDHVNASQSSNDVFPTSVHIAVTQALIDTLIPSLDHLAVALEAKAELWKDAVKSGRTHLMDATPVTLGQEFGGYARQVRLGIERVQSALPRVAEVPLGGTAVGTGINTPLGFPQKVIALLAAETELPITEAKDHFEAQANRDGLVEASGALRTIAVSLTKINNDLRWMGSGPNTGLGELHIPDLQPGSSIMPGKVNPVVPEAVLMVCARVIGNDATVAWAGASGSFELNVAIPVMGTALLESIRLLSNASRVLADKTIDGLQANVERAAAFAGMSPSIVTPLNKLIGYEAAAKIAKHSVAKGITVRDAVIDLGYVERGDLTLEQLDEKLDLLSMTHPG; the protein is encoded by the coding sequence ATGACCGAGCAGGACTACCGCATCGAACACGACACCATGGGCGAGGTGCGGGTGCCCCTGAACGCGCTCTACGGTGCGCAGACGCAGCGCGCCGTGGAGAACTTCCCCATCTCGGGCAAGGGGCTGGAATCGACGCAGATCGCCGCCCTCGCCCGCATCAAGAAGGCGGCGGCGCTCGCGAACAAGGAGCTCGGCACGCTCGACGGCGCCATCGCCGACGCGATCGCGCAGGCCGCCGACCAGGTCGCCTCGGGTGCGCACGACGGGGAGTTCCCGGTCGACACCTACCAGACCGGTTCCGGCACGTCGTCGAACATGAATATGAACGAGGTGCTCGCGACCCTCGCGACCGGCATCCTCGGCGCGAGCGTCCACCCGAACGACCACGTGAACGCCTCGCAGTCGTCGAATGACGTGTTCCCGACCTCGGTGCACATCGCCGTCACCCAGGCGCTCATCGACACCCTCATCCCCTCGCTCGACCACCTCGCCGTCGCTCTCGAGGCGAAGGCGGAGCTGTGGAAGGATGCCGTGAAGTCCGGTCGCACGCACCTCATGGATGCGACGCCCGTCACCCTCGGCCAGGAGTTCGGCGGCTACGCCCGTCAGGTGCGCCTCGGCATCGAGCGCGTGCAGTCGGCGCTCCCCCGCGTCGCCGAGGTCCCGCTGGGCGGCACCGCCGTCGGCACGGGCATCAACACCCCGCTCGGCTTCCCGCAGAAGGTGATCGCGCTGCTCGCCGCCGAGACCGAGCTGCCGATCACCGAGGCCAAGGACCACTTCGAGGCGCAGGCCAACCGCGACGGCCTGGTCGAGGCGTCCGGCGCGCTCCGCACCATCGCGGTCTCGCTCACCAAGATCAACAACGACCTGCGCTGGATGGGCTCCGGTCCCAACACGGGTCTCGGCGAGCTGCACATCCCCGATCTGCAGCCCGGATCGTCCATCATGCCCGGCAAGGTCAACCCGGTCGTGCCGGAGGCCGTGCTCATGGTCTGCGCCCGCGTGATCGGCAACGACGCGACGGTCGCGTGGGCCGGGGCATCCGGTTCCTTCGAGCTCAACGTCGCGATCCCCGTCATGGGCACCGCGCTGCTGGAGTCGATCCGTCTGCTGTCGAACGCCTCGCGCGTGCTCGCCGACAAGACGATCGACGGCCTGCAGGCGAACGTCGAGCGCGCCGCCGCGTTCGCGGGCATGAGCCCGTCGATCGTGACCCCGCTGAACAAGCTCATCGGCTACGAGGCTGCTGCGAAGATCGCCAAGCACTCCGTGGCCAAGGGCATCACGGTGCGCGACGCCGTGATCGACCTGGGCTACGTCGAGCGCGGCGACCTCACGCTCGAGCAGCTCGACGAGAAGCTCGACCTGCTCTCGATGACGCACCCCGGCTGA
- a CDS encoding DUF559 domain-containing protein, with amino-acid sequence MLSAPDTIRRLGGLARGTHLQTLGFTRRALSRAVRRGEIERIRDGVFAAGVISPQVRAATAHGGALTCASVLQLLHVWVLSPVVVPHVWLGADRHAHPHAGCVCVSHFYRGARPPLGRVSVEMALAHFLRCAGDEAFFAAYESALRLRLLTNAARARLSAMIPASARWLIRLARTDADSGLESILRLGLYVIGIRIDCQISIQGVGRVDFVIGDRLILEVDGKENHDGTTMRHKDLARDAAASALGYETLRFDYAQVVHDWPTVQSAVLAALTRLEDHA; translated from the coding sequence ATGCTCTCGGCACCAGACACCATTCGACGCCTAGGCGGGCTCGCACGCGGCACCCATCTTCAGACGCTCGGCTTCACGCGACGCGCGCTGTCACGAGCCGTTCGACGCGGCGAGATCGAGCGCATCCGTGACGGAGTGTTCGCCGCCGGGGTCATCTCGCCGCAGGTCCGGGCGGCGACTGCCCATGGCGGGGCGCTGACGTGCGCGAGCGTGCTGCAGCTGCTGCACGTCTGGGTGCTCTCCCCCGTGGTCGTGCCGCATGTCTGGCTCGGAGCCGATCGTCATGCTCATCCGCATGCCGGCTGTGTGTGCGTCTCGCATTTCTACCGCGGCGCGCGACCGCCGCTTGGACGGGTCTCGGTCGAAATGGCGCTCGCGCACTTCCTGCGATGCGCCGGCGACGAAGCGTTCTTCGCCGCATACGAATCGGCGTTGCGGCTGCGGCTCCTGACGAACGCAGCGCGTGCGCGCCTGAGTGCGATGATCCCCGCGTCCGCTCGCTGGCTCATTCGCCTTGCGCGCACGGATGCCGACAGCGGCCTGGAATCGATCCTCCGCCTGGGGTTGTACGTGATCGGCATCCGTATCGATTGCCAGATCAGCATTCAGGGAGTCGGTCGCGTCGACTTCGTGATCGGGGATCGCCTCATCCTGGAGGTCGACGGCAAGGAGAATCACGATGGCACGACCATGCGCCACAAGGATCTGGCTCGGGATGCTGCGGCATCCGCGCTCGGGTACGAGACTCTCCGCTTCGACTACGCGCAGGTCGTGCATGACTGGCCGACGGTCCAATCCGCCGTGCTCGCCGCCTTGACCCGACTCGAGGACCACGCGTGA
- a CDS encoding PhoH family protein yields the protein MRTYVLDTSVLLSDPQAFFRFAEHSVVVPVVVITELEGKRHDPEIGYFARQALRHLDDLRIEHGRLDFPVEVGEGGTLRVELANTDPSVLPAGIRLSDNDTRILSVAMHLAQDGQDVTIVSKDLPMRVKAASLGIRAEEYLAEQAVDSGWTGISTLDLSGDDISDLYESEVGISEEARGLPINTGLIIHSERGSALGRVTGDGEYRLVRGDRDIFGMHGRSAEQRIAIDLLLDQEVGIVSLGGRAGTGKSALALCAGLEAVLERQQQKKIIVFRPLFAVGGQELGYLPGDQGEKMGPWGQAVFDTLGSVVSGNVMEEVVERGILEVLPLTHIRGRSLHDAFVIVDEAQSLERNVLLTVLSRMGQNSRVILTHDVGQRDNLRVGRHDGIASVIETLKGHDLFGHVTLMRSERSAIAALVTELLEGGELS from the coding sequence CTGCGCACCTACGTGCTCGACACGTCGGTGCTGCTGAGCGATCCGCAGGCCTTCTTCCGGTTCGCCGAGCACTCGGTCGTCGTCCCGGTGGTCGTGATCACGGAGCTCGAGGGCAAGCGCCACGATCCGGAGATCGGCTACTTCGCCCGGCAGGCGCTCCGCCACCTCGACGACCTGCGTATCGAGCACGGGCGACTCGACTTCCCGGTCGAGGTCGGTGAAGGCGGGACCCTCCGGGTGGAGCTCGCGAACACCGACCCGTCGGTGCTGCCCGCCGGCATCCGCCTGAGCGACAACGACACGCGCATCCTCTCGGTCGCGATGCACCTCGCTCAGGACGGCCAAGACGTCACCATCGTCTCGAAGGACCTGCCGATGCGCGTCAAGGCGGCGTCGCTCGGCATCCGGGCCGAGGAGTACCTCGCCGAGCAGGCCGTGGATTCCGGGTGGACCGGGATCTCCACGCTCGATCTCTCCGGCGACGACATCAGCGACCTGTACGAGAGCGAGGTCGGCATCAGCGAGGAGGCCCGCGGGCTTCCGATCAACACCGGGCTCATCATCCACTCGGAGCGCGGATCGGCACTCGGCCGGGTGACCGGCGACGGCGAGTACCGCCTCGTCCGGGGCGACCGCGACATCTTCGGGATGCACGGGCGCTCGGCGGAGCAGCGCATCGCGATCGATCTGCTGCTCGACCAGGAGGTCGGGATCGTCTCCCTCGGCGGCCGGGCGGGAACCGGCAAGTCGGCGCTCGCGCTGTGCGCCGGACTCGAGGCCGTGCTGGAGCGGCAGCAGCAGAAGAAGATCATCGTGTTCCGTCCGCTCTTCGCCGTCGGAGGGCAGGAGCTCGGCTACCTCCCCGGTGACCAGGGCGAGAAGATGGGCCCGTGGGGTCAGGCGGTGTTCGACACGCTCGGCTCCGTGGTGTCGGGCAATGTCATGGAGGAGGTCGTGGAGCGCGGCATCCTCGAGGTGCTCCCGCTCACGCACATCCGCGGACGCTCGCTGCACGACGCCTTCGTGATCGTCGACGAGGCGCAGTCACTGGAGCGCAACGTGCTGCTGACGGTCCTCAGCCGGATGGGCCAGAACTCGCGGGTGATCCTGACGCATGATGTGGGTCAGCGCGACAACCTCCGGGTCGGGCGGCACGACGGCATCGCCAGCGTGATCGAGACCCTGAAGGGGCACGATCTGTTCGGACACGTGACGCTGATGCGCTCCGAGCGCTCGGCGATCGCGGCCCTCGTCACCGAGCTCCTGGAGGGTGGAGAGCTCAGCTGA
- a CDS encoding aminotransferase class V-fold PLP-dependent enzyme: MSTIEEYVGTFDNESGYLNWAAFGPLSPSVREEIFADADLLGSGRPSSLSLVWERVGQAQELVAELLGAEADDVTLQPSSTQGLMHALYGMTGAVIAGTAEFPSVSLTLERAAAASNRALTPRWVTPADGRMTTDAVAEALDDEVTALAVSHVDFRTGFRADLPALRELIGPDRLLIVDAVQSFGVVDVDYAAADVVVGHGYKWLRAGRGSGFAWFSPRARERITPVLSGITGTVVPGLVVDELPAPAASAQAFTVSQPDTLAAGRLAIGARDIRDAGVAAIEARIAEHVDTILEIADRHGIAVSSPRDRASRAGIVALSPEEPARLAAALANAGLVVTARGSSVRVAAHAGTDAATLQLLDEALAAFGNETFISA; this comes from the coding sequence GTGAGCACCATCGAGGAGTATGTCGGCACGTTCGACAACGAGTCCGGCTATTTGAACTGGGCCGCGTTCGGCCCACTGTCGCCGTCGGTGCGCGAGGAGATCTTCGCGGACGCCGACCTCCTCGGCAGCGGGCGTCCCTCCTCCCTGTCCCTGGTGTGGGAGCGTGTGGGGCAGGCGCAGGAGCTGGTCGCCGAGCTGCTCGGCGCCGAGGCGGACGACGTCACGCTGCAGCCGTCGTCGACACAGGGCCTCATGCACGCCCTCTACGGCATGACGGGCGCGGTGATCGCCGGCACGGCCGAGTTCCCCAGTGTGAGCCTCACGCTCGAGCGCGCAGCGGCTGCCTCGAACCGCGCGCTGACGCCGCGCTGGGTCACGCCGGCCGACGGACGGATGACGACGGATGCCGTCGCCGAGGCGCTGGATGACGAGGTCACGGCCCTCGCTGTCAGCCACGTCGACTTCCGCACGGGATTCCGCGCCGACCTGCCGGCTCTCCGCGAGCTCATCGGGCCGGATCGGCTGCTGATCGTCGACGCGGTCCAGTCGTTCGGCGTCGTCGACGTCGACTACGCCGCCGCCGACGTCGTGGTCGGCCATGGATACAAATGGCTGCGCGCCGGCCGGGGGAGCGGATTCGCATGGTTCTCGCCCCGCGCGAGGGAGCGGATCACCCCCGTCCTCTCCGGGATCACGGGCACCGTGGTCCCCGGGCTCGTCGTCGACGAGCTGCCCGCGCCTGCGGCATCCGCTCAGGCGTTCACGGTGAGCCAGCCTGACACGCTCGCGGCCGGGCGTCTGGCGATCGGCGCGCGCGACATCCGCGACGCCGGCGTGGCGGCGATCGAGGCGCGCATCGCCGAGCATGTCGACACGATCCTCGAGATCGCCGACCGTCACGGTATCGCGGTGAGCTCGCCCCGGGACCGTGCGTCACGAGCGGGAATCGTCGCGCTCTCGCCCGAGGAGCCGGCCCGCCTGGCCGCCGCACTGGCCAACGCCGGCCTGGTGGTCACCGCCCGCGGGTCCTCGGTCCGCGTCGCCGCGCATGCCGGCACGGATGCCGCCACTCTCCAGCTGCTGGACGAGGCGCTCGCGGCCTTCGGTAACGAGACGTTCATCAGCGCGTAA
- a CDS encoding isoprenyl transferase, which translates to MSRESPGRGPLYRLYTSRLRRHLDPASVPHHVAMMIDGNRRWARQLGFTTPAEGHRAGAAKMREFLGWCDELGVRVVSLYLLSSDNLRKRDSAELADLIEIIAELAEAVSREENWRVQHVGRADILPSELARVLADAEERTKEHTGLHVNLAVGYGGRHEIVDAVRSIITKHEASGGTLEDLAAHLTPEMIGEHLYTGGQPDPDLVIRTSGEQRLSDFLLWQSAHSEFYFVEALGPDLRQVDFLRAIRDYADRDRRFGR; encoded by the coding sequence ATGTCACGCGAGAGCCCGGGGCGCGGACCGCTGTACCGGCTCTACACCAGCCGGCTGCGACGCCATCTCGATCCGGCGTCCGTGCCGCACCACGTCGCCATGATGATCGACGGCAATCGGCGGTGGGCGCGGCAGCTCGGGTTCACGACTCCGGCGGAGGGGCACCGGGCGGGTGCCGCGAAGATGCGCGAGTTCCTCGGCTGGTGCGACGAGCTGGGTGTGCGCGTGGTGTCGCTCTACCTGCTGTCCAGCGACAATCTGCGAAAGCGGGACTCTGCGGAGCTCGCCGACCTCATCGAGATCATCGCGGAGCTGGCCGAGGCGGTCTCGCGGGAGGAGAACTGGCGGGTGCAGCACGTCGGCCGCGCCGACATCCTTCCGTCCGAGCTCGCCCGCGTGCTCGCCGACGCAGAGGAGCGCACGAAGGAGCACACCGGCCTGCACGTGAACCTGGCCGTCGGCTACGGCGGACGCCATGAGATCGTCGACGCCGTGCGCAGCATCATCACCAAGCACGAGGCTTCGGGGGGCACCCTCGAGGATCTCGCCGCGCACCTGACCCCCGAGATGATCGGCGAGCACCTCTACACGGGTGGTCAGCCCGATCCGGACCTCGTGATCCGCACCAGCGGAGAGCAGCGGCTCAGCGACTTCCTGCTCTGGCAGAGCGCGCACAGCGAGTTCTACTTCGTCGAGGCACTCGGCCCCGATCTGCGGCAGGTCGACTTCCTCCGCGCGATCCGCGACTACGCGGACAGGGATCGCCGCTTCGGGCGCTGA
- a CDS encoding hemolysin III family protein encodes MSTPESSEPELPQLPLLEEAESEAGVEIRPTWRGWIHAGIFPVALVAGIVLIVVAHGGAAKWAAAVFMTSSLLLFGNSALYHRFDWKPKVKLILKRIDHANIFLLIAGTYTPLATLALPPGKGALLLALVWGGTVVGILFRVFWIHAPRWLYVALYLLMGWAAVMFMADLLAANATMMVLVIVGGLLYTGGAIVYALKKPNPWPGRFGFHEIFHVCTVLAFLCHWTACLLITLEPLSPSLGA; translated from the coding sequence GTGAGCACTCCCGAGTCGTCCGAGCCCGAACTCCCCCAGCTGCCACTTCTCGAGGAGGCGGAATCGGAGGCCGGGGTCGAGATCAGGCCGACCTGGCGCGGATGGATCCACGCCGGCATCTTCCCCGTCGCCCTCGTCGCCGGGATCGTGCTGATCGTGGTCGCGCACGGCGGGGCGGCGAAGTGGGCGGCGGCGGTGTTCATGACGAGCTCGCTGCTGCTGTTCGGCAACTCCGCGCTGTACCACCGCTTCGACTGGAAGCCGAAGGTCAAGCTGATCCTGAAGCGGATCGACCACGCCAACATCTTCCTGCTGATCGCCGGCACCTACACGCCGCTCGCGACCCTCGCCCTCCCGCCGGGGAAGGGCGCGCTGCTCCTCGCGCTCGTCTGGGGCGGGACCGTGGTCGGCATCCTCTTCCGCGTCTTCTGGATCCACGCGCCGCGCTGGCTCTACGTCGCCCTCTACCTGCTGATGGGGTGGGCTGCCGTGATGTTCATGGCCGACCTGCTCGCGGCGAACGCCACGATGATGGTGCTCGTCATCGTGGGAGGCCTGCTCTACACGGGCGGGGCGATCGTCTACGCGCTCAAGAAGCCGAACCCGTGGCCCGGCCGGTTCGGCTTCCACGAGATCTTCCACGTGTGCACGGTGCTCGCGTTCCTGTGCCACTGGACCGCGTGCCTGCTGATCACGCTGGAGCCGCTTTCGCCGTCACTGGGCGCCTGA
- a CDS encoding DUF4307 domain-containing protein, with product MTTAEELDERYGRTRTRRTPWIIGGIVALLVVGAFGWMIVAQSMSSVDADDLGFDLVDEHTVDVRFQVTGVQGKDVVCVVEALDEEFGVVGWKVVEIPAGDSHSQAVSASVPTVSAATTGLVNTCWVA from the coding sequence GTGACGACCGCAGAAGAGCTCGACGAACGCTACGGCCGCACCCGCACGCGGCGGACGCCGTGGATCATCGGCGGCATCGTCGCCCTGCTGGTGGTCGGAGCCTTCGGCTGGATGATCGTGGCCCAGTCGATGAGCTCGGTGGATGCCGACGACCTCGGCTTCGACCTCGTCGACGAGCACACCGTCGACGTGCGGTTCCAGGTCACCGGCGTGCAGGGCAAGGACGTCGTGTGCGTGGTCGAGGCACTCGACGAGGAGTTCGGCGTGGTCGGCTGGAAGGTCGTCGAGATCCCCGCAGGAGACAGCCACTCGCAGGCCGTGTCGGCCTCGGTCCCGACCGTCTCCGCTGCCACCACAGGTTTGGTGAACACCTGCTGGGTCGCCTAG